Genomic window (Streptomyces liliiviolaceus):
CGAATATCCCCGCGGCGGCGCCAGATCGAACAGCAGCCGGGTGCTGCCGGGCAGGCGGTTGCGGATCCGCCGTTTCCACGCCCCGAAGACGACCGATCCGTCGTTCCCCCCGAGCAGATGCAGGCTGAGCAGCATCTCCCACATGGGATCGGGGCCGCCCGCCATCCTGATACGGGCCATATCCGCTTCCGTGAAGTGGAACTTGAGCATGGTTCCCCCGTGTGCGTTCCTTACGTGACTCGTCCCGTACCCATTTAAGAGCCGTGAGGCGAGACGGGAGTTGCACGAGGGCCGGGAACCGGGCGTGCATTGGCCGGATCCGTTCGGCCCGTCGTCAGAGCCCGCCGACGGGCCCCGGCAGGGGATCACGCCGTGCGGGAGCGTGCCCGCGGGGTACTAGGGCAGACGGACGTCCGGGACGGGCGGCCTTGACCGTTCGGCACGGCGCCGGGCGCGCGCCCGCGTGCCATTCTGACGGAGGCGGGAGTCGTACGCCGGTCCGTCGGCGGGCGCTGCCGCCAGGCTACGAAGGGACCACAGGTGGCTGATCCTCTGAACGCGCCGCCCTCCGACGGCGGAGAAGAACCGTCCGTCGAGGTGGAGTTGCTCGCCGGGCTGCTGGTGAACGAGGAGCGCCCCGAGCAGCCCGTCCTCCTGGACCGCGAGGGCAAGCCCCTCGACACCTGGCGAGAGAACTACCCGTACGAGCACAAGCTGCGCCGTCAGTCCTACGAGCGGCAGAAGCGGATCCTGCAGATCGAACTTCTCAAACTGCAGAAGTGGGTACGGGACACCGGCCGGCGGATCGTAGTGGTGTGCGAGGGACGGGACGCGGCGGGCAAGGGCGGCACCATCAAGCGGTTCACCGAACGTCTGAACCCGCGCGGCGCGCACGTGGTGGCGCTGGACAAGCCCACCGAGAAGGAAGCCGGGCAGTGGTACTTCCAGCGTTACGTCCCCTATCTGCCGGGCGCCGGTGAGATCGTCTTCTTCGACCGGTCCTGGTACAACCGGGCCGGCGTCGAGCGCGTGATGGGCTTCTGCACCCCGGCCGAGTACCGGCACTTCTACACGCAGGCGCCCATCTTCGAGAAGATGCTCACCGACGAGGGCATCGTGCTGATCAAGTTCTGGTTCTCGGTGTCGCGCACCGAGCAGCGCACCCGGTTCGCCATCCGCCAGGTCGACCCCGTCCGGCAGTGGAAACTCTCCCCCACCGACCTGGCCTCCCTCGACCTGTGGGACGCCTACACGGAGGCGAAGGTCGACATGTTCCGGGCGACGGACACGCCGTACGCGCCATGGACCGTGGTGAAGAGCAACGACAAGCGCCGTGCCCGCCTCGAATCCATGCGTCATCTGCTCCTGCTCTGCGACTACACGGCGAAGGACGAGGAGGCCGTCGGCACGGCCGATCCGCGGATCATCGGCTCCGCCAACACCCTCCTGGAGAGCGACGAGGAACCGACGGACCTCTCCCCCACCCCGCTGTCACCCCAGATCGGGGGTCCCGGCCGGCATCCGTAGGGGAGGGCGCGCTCTCTTGGCGCGAGGGAGCAGCAGGCCGTCATCGCCATCGAATCGGCACCGGTGCTGCCGGCCGGCGGGATCGCGTACTTCCTCACCACGACTCTGACCGGACTGCGCCCCGAATGGCGTGCCATGGATCGCAGCCGCGGGCACGGGCGCGGGCGGACAGGCGGTCTCGCGCGGGACCGATCGGGCTGATCGGGCTGGTCGGGCTGGTCGGGCTGGTCGGGCTGGTCGGGCTGGTCGGGCTGGACGATCAGTCCGGGAGTCCGCGGAAGGTCGCCAGGAAAGTCTTCAGCGCCTGTTGGTTGCCCGCGTCCTCCCAGTCGTCGGCCGGTGTCGCCCAGCGGAGGGAGAATCCCTCGCCGCCCCCGATGAGGAATCCACGGCCGAAGGTACGCACGCGCGTGCCCTGGGACTCGTCGACCCATTCCATGTCCGCGGCCTCGCGGCCCTGGTAGGTCGTCGCGCGGATGGCGCCCAGCCTGTCGTATCCGGGCTCCTTGAGCAGCGCGGGCTCGACGGTGTCCCGCCACACGGCCACCGGGTCGGAGCCGACACGCGTGCTGTAGGTGACGGCCAGTTCCCGCGGGTCGCCGTCGGCGCCGAGGACGACCCGGTAGGAGCCGTCGTCGGCGCGGTTCGTGCCGAGTCGCTTCCAGCCCTTGGGCAGGGCCACGGCGAAACCCTCGGACGCCGTGAAGACATGGAAGCCCGCCGGCAGCTTCCCCGCACCCGAGGACGAGGAGGAAGAGGGAGATGGAGAAGGGGAGGAGGGGGAACGGGACGCGGAGGGTGCCGGGGAGGTCGTGGGGGACGCGGTAGCGGACGACGGCGTACCCGCGCCGTCCTCGTCCGCCGTCGGGAGTACGGGGACGGGGCGCGAGGCCGTCGCATCGGCCGCCGAGACGTCGTCGCCCGAACCGTCGCCGGTCGCGGCGAGAGCGGTCATCGTCACCGCGACGACGGCGGCGACCGCGGTCCCGATGAGCGCCGCACGGCCGAGGTTCTTCCTGCTCCGGGCCAGGCTCATCACGCGGTGGGCCGAGGGCCGCGACTGCGCGAGCGACGCCTCCGCGGCGGCGGGGTCGTCGTTCACGACACGGACGAGGGCGTCACGGACCACGGGCCCCGTGAGCCGTTCGCGGGAGTCCTTGCGGAGGAGCCCCTGCACGATCCGGGCGAGCGGGCCGGCGTGCCGCGGGCTGCGCAGCGGCAGCCGCACGATCGCCTTGAGGGTCGCCTCGGGCTGACCGCGGTCACGGAAGGGCGGGCGCCCCTCGGTCATCGTGTAGAGCAGCGCGCCCAGCGCCCACAGGTCGGCCGGCGAACCGTAGGCCTCGCCACGGGCCTGCTCCGGGGACGCGTACGCCGGTGCGCCGAGCCGCGCCCCGGGACCGGCGCCCGCCAGACCGTATCCGGAGACGACCACGCCGCCGTGGTCGCGCACGAACACCTGGCCCGGGCTCAGCTCGCCGTGCACGAAACCCGCGCTGTGCGCGGACTCCAGCACGTCCAGGACGTCGAGCCCGATACGGGCGGCCCGCGCGTGGTCGAGCGGCCCGTACTGGTCGAGGAACTCGCCCAGGGGCACGCCGTCGATCCATTCGACGACCGTCCAGAGGCTGCCGTACTCCTCGACGACGTCGATGACGCCCGCCACCGCGCCCGTGCACCGCAGTCCCATGACCTCGGACGCGTGTCGGATCCGTGCGACGGCCGGCCCGGCCCAGTCCTCCATGGGATCGGGCGGAAGCGGCGTCTGCGTCAGCAGCCTCGGGCGCGCGTACTGGATGTCCTCCCCGTACCAGCAGACGCAGCCCACTTCGTGGTGGACGACCTCTTGGAGCCGATATCTTCCGGCGACCAACTCATTTGCAGCGGCACCCGCGTTGCCCATGCCCATCCTTCGCTGAAGGCTTGCTCCCGGTCACCAGCAATACGCAGAGGGCCATGTCCTGCGTTCAAAGGATCCGCAATTGCTGCGATCGCCGACGGCCGATGTGCCTGCCGCGCCTTGTTCCGGGGGCATTCTCGGAAAAACCGCCGGCCGGAGTACGGGCGCACGAAAACCGCAGGAAAGCGGGACGTGTGACCTCCCCAGGCTCCACGTCCCGCTTTCCTGCGACATGGGGCCACTACCCGCACCCCCCGGGCTTACTCCCACCGATATTCCACCGCGGCTCCACGTCTGCTTCACCGTATGCACCCGGCGCCGGAACACCCGGTGGCATTTCGCCGACAGCGGATGCGTAGGTCGCGAAAGAGGGGGTACATGCGGGCGAGCACCGGGTGAGGACGGACTGCATGGAATCTTTGATCAAGGGCGGAGGCCGTATGGCGCCGCAGCGTAGCCGTATAGAGACCACAGTTGCTCTGGAAGGCGATTCGCCCTGCATCGCCGAGGCCCGTCATCTCGCGGCCGACTTCCTGTCACAGGCCCAGGCCGAACACGGCGTGCCGGTCACGGCCCGGGCGATGGACCTGACCCAGCTGGTGGTGAGCGAGCTGGTCACCAACGCCCTGAAGTACGCGCCGGGGCCGGTCCTGCTCGCTCTGCGGATCGTCGGCGACCTGCTTGAGGTGGCCGTCTGGGACAGCGATCCGGTACTGCCGGTGGCCCGCGCGGCGGACGTCGGACGGGTGGGCCAGCACGGCCTGGAGATCGTGATGGCCATCTGCGAGGGCTTCGAGGTCCGAAGAGAGCCGGTCGGCAAGCACATCACGGCCCGGATCGGGCTGCTCTCCGACACCCACGCCGACGCCGACGCCCGCTGACAGGCGCCTTCGGGCGGACCTGGTTCTCGGATCGGTCCCGTACGCCCCGGAACGCGACCTCCGCTCCGGGGCGTACGGCTTCCCTCGTCCTGCGTTCCGCGCACTCGGCGACTCGGCGACTCGGCGATCGGTGATCGGTGATCGGTGATCGGTGGATGACTCGATGACTCGGCGCGGGGACGCAGTCCGTGTCGCGTCAGTCCACGATCGTGACGCCGACCGGTACCGCTCCGGCCGTCCGCGTCAGCTCACCGCCGAAGTTGCCCTCGACCTCGGCCTTCTCGGCCGCGTTCGGGTAGGGGTTCGTGCACGCGACTCCCGCGCTGGAACCGGACATCAGGCTGGTGCACGGGCCCGGCTTGCGGTCCGGCAGACCGAGGATGTGCCCCAGTTCGTGGGACGAGATACGGATCGTGTTGTAGCCCTGATCGACCGCCTGCCGTCCGATGTAGACGGTGCCGTTGCCGAGCGAGGTGGTCTGGGCGCGGGGCCAGCCGTTGTCCGCCAGGACCCGGATGTTGGCGCGCTGTCCGGACGCGACGGGCTGCAGTTCGACGGCGTCGACGCTCTCGTTCCAGATCGCGGCGCCTCGGTCCACCGCGGTCCTGAACTCCGCGGAACCGCTCGCGTCGTAGGTCACGACCCGGGCGGCGGCGAGGTGGTCCGCGACCGGGGCCGGGGCGGCCACGGCCTGGCCACCCAGCAGGGAAAAGGTCACCGCCAGGACGGCGGCGAGTCCACTGGTCAGCTTACGGACGTGCATGGTCGACCTCCTTGTGGGGGGAAGGTAGTCGTGCACATGACATGACATTCCCTGGCTCCCTGCCCAGCGAGGACGGACGCCAATCCGTCAATCCGGCCGCGTACGACCGCCTACGACCGCGTGCGACCGAGCACGATCACGTACGACCGCATGCGATCACGTACAGCCGCGTACGACCGAGGCGCCGGGACCGACCGCGACACGGACAGGGCCCGGCTCTCCTGTCCGGGGGCCGGGCCCTGCAGTATGCCGCGCCGCGTCAGCCCTGACGGGCCTTGGAACGCGGATCCTTCTTGTTGATCACGAAGACCACACCCCGTCTGCGCACCACCTGCGCTCCGGGCTTGGACTTCAGCGAACGCAACGACTTGCGCACCTTCATGGCCGTGCTCTCCTCCCGCTCATCGGGGCGTCGACGAGTCAGGACGTCGATGCCTTACGGCCGTACCGCCGTTCGAACCGCTCCACCCGGCCCGCGCTGTCGACGACCCGCGCGGTTCCCGTGTAGAAGGGGTGGCTGGCCGACGAGACCTCCACGTCGATCAGCGGATAGGTGGCGCCGTCCTCCCACTCGATCGTCTTCGCCGAGGGCGCGGTCGAGCGGGTGAGGAACGCGGTGTCCGAGGCGCGGTCGCGGAAGACGACCGGGCGGGACACGGGATGAATACCGAGCTTCATGGGGTTTCCTTCCTTACAGCCGTACGCCGCTGGGCAACGGCCTGGTTCATCGCTCCTCGCGGAAGAGGACGTGCTCGCCCGCCACCCGGTCGTACTTGCGCAGGACCAGTCGGTCGGGGTCGTTCAGACGGCTCTTCCGCGTCACATAGGTCGCACCGGTTCCGGCCGTGGACTTCAACGTCACCACCGGACGCGTACCTCTGGCAGCCATGAACGCCTC
Coding sequences:
- the ppk2 gene encoding polyphosphate kinase 2 — protein: MADPLNAPPSDGGEEPSVEVELLAGLLVNEERPEQPVLLDREGKPLDTWRENYPYEHKLRRQSYERQKRILQIELLKLQKWVRDTGRRIVVVCEGRDAAGKGGTIKRFTERLNPRGAHVVALDKPTEKEAGQWYFQRYVPYLPGAGEIVFFDRSWYNRAGVERVMGFCTPAEYRHFYTQAPIFEKMLTDEGIVLIKFWFSVSRTEQRTRFAIRQVDPVRQWKLSPTDLASLDLWDAYTEAKVDMFRATDTPYAPWTVVKSNDKRRARLESMRHLLLLCDYTAKDEEAVGTADPRIIGSANTLLESDEEPTDLSPTPLSPQIGGPGRHP
- a CDS encoding protein kinase domain-containing protein, translated to MGNAGAAANELVAGRYRLQEVVHHEVGCVCWYGEDIQYARPRLLTQTPLPPDPMEDWAGPAVARIRHASEVMGLRCTGAVAGVIDVVEEYGSLWTVVEWIDGVPLGEFLDQYGPLDHARAARIGLDVLDVLESAHSAGFVHGELSPGQVFVRDHGGVVVSGYGLAGAGPGARLGAPAYASPEQARGEAYGSPADLWALGALLYTMTEGRPPFRDRGQPEATLKAIVRLPLRSPRHAGPLARIVQGLLRKDSRERLTGPVVRDALVRVVNDDPAAAEASLAQSRPSAHRVMSLARSRKNLGRAALIGTAVAAVVAVTMTALAATGDGSGDDVSAADATASRPVPVLPTADEDGAGTPSSATASPTTSPAPSASRSPSSPSPSPSSSSSSGAGKLPAGFHVFTASEGFAVALPKGWKRLGTNRADDGSYRVVLGADGDPRELAVTYSTRVGSDPVAVWRDTVEPALLKEPGYDRLGAIRATTYQGREAADMEWVDESQGTRVRTFGRGFLIGGGEGFSLRWATPADDWEDAGNQQALKTFLATFRGLPD
- a CDS encoding ATP-binding protein, encoding MAPQRSRIETTVALEGDSPCIAEARHLAADFLSQAQAEHGVPVTARAMDLTQLVVSELVTNALKYAPGPVLLALRIVGDLLEVAVWDSDPVLPVARAADVGRVGQHGLEIVMAICEGFEVRREPVGKHITARIGLLSDTHADADAR
- a CDS encoding snapalysin family zinc-dependent metalloprotease — protein: MHVRKLTSGLAAVLAVTFSLLGGQAVAAPAPVADHLAAARVVTYDASGSAEFRTAVDRGAAIWNESVDAVELQPVASGQRANIRVLADNGWPRAQTTSLGNGTVYIGRQAVDQGYNTIRISSHELGHILGLPDRKPGPCTSLMSGSSAGVACTNPYPNAAEKAEVEGNFGGELTRTAGAVPVGVTIVD
- the ykgO gene encoding type B 50S ribosomal protein L36, with translation MKVRKSLRSLKSKPGAQVVRRRGVVFVINKKDPRSKARQG
- a CDS encoding type B 50S ribosomal protein L31, producing the protein MKLGIHPVSRPVVFRDRASDTAFLTRSTAPSAKTIEWEDGATYPLIDVEVSSASHPFYTGTARVVDSAGRVERFERRYGRKASTS
- the rpmG gene encoding 50S ribosomal protein L33 — encoded protein: MAARGTRPVVTLKSTAGTGATYVTRKSRLNDPDRLVLRKYDRVAGEHVLFREER